In the genome of Halapricum salinum, one region contains:
- a CDS encoding NAD-dependent epimerase/dehydratase family protein: MHVLLIGGTGLISTAVTRQLVAAGHDVTVCNRGESDAQIPDSVEHVRADRFGDDFPSKIAPVHADVVIDMLCFSESDAQLAIDAFEGKVEQYVMTSTIDVYRRPVDSNPVAETAPRHPPTSDYGANKAAAEDAIMAAHDRGAFAATILRPWTTYGPHGDGNLCHTFGVDTTYLRRIRDGEPIVVHGDGTGLWGPCHRRDVASTYVGAVGNRAAYGEVYNVTAEAVPTWNEYYRVLARALDAPDPDLVHIPTDVLLDVAPDRTGFLADHGRYSTTFDTSKARRDLDFEQTIELERGVREVVDYLEERDAITSEDDRRESSGNVNGEERPVSSEDDQFVGSLIAAWRDQTSEFVDVFEA; this comes from the coding sequence ATGCACGTCCTCCTCATCGGCGGCACGGGCCTCATCTCGACGGCCGTCACCCGCCAACTGGTCGCCGCCGGCCACGACGTGACCGTCTGTAACCGCGGCGAGAGCGACGCACAGATCCCGGATTCAGTCGAACACGTCCGTGCCGACCGCTTCGGCGACGACTTCCCCTCGAAGATCGCGCCCGTCCACGCCGACGTCGTCATCGACATGCTCTGCTTTTCCGAAAGCGATGCCCAGCTCGCGATCGACGCCTTCGAAGGAAAGGTGGAACAGTACGTGATGACCTCGACGATCGACGTCTACCGGCGGCCAGTCGACTCGAACCCGGTCGCCGAGACAGCACCGCGCCATCCACCGACCAGCGACTACGGCGCGAACAAGGCCGCAGCCGAGGACGCGATCATGGCCGCCCACGACCGGGGGGCGTTCGCGGCGACGATCCTCCGGCCGTGGACCACCTACGGTCCCCACGGCGACGGCAATCTCTGTCACACTTTCGGGGTCGACACGACCTATCTCCGGCGGATTCGCGACGGCGAGCCGATCGTCGTCCACGGCGACGGCACGGGGCTGTGGGGCCCCTGTCACCGCCGGGACGTCGCGAGTACGTACGTCGGCGCAGTCGGCAACCGGGCCGCCTACGGCGAGGTCTACAACGTCACTGCCGAGGCCGTCCCGACGTGGAACGAGTATTATCGTGTCCTCGCCCGCGCGCTGGACGCGCCCGACCCCGACCTCGTGCACATCCCGACCGACGTGCTGCTGGACGTCGCGCCCGATCGAACCGGCTTTCTGGCGGATCACGGCCGCTACAGCACGACCTTCGACACGTCGAAGGCGCGGCGTGATCTGGACTTCGAGCAGACGATCGAACTGGAGCGGGGCGTTCGGGAAGTCGTCGACTATCTGGAAGAGCGAGACGCGATCACCAGCGAGGACGACCGAAGGGAGTCCTCGGGGAACGTGAACGGGGAGGAACGACCCGTGAGCAGCGAAGACGACCAGTTCGTCGGCTCGCTGATCGCGGCGTGGCGCGACCAAACGAGTGAGTTCGTCGACGTCTTCGAGGCGTGA
- a CDS encoding asparagine synthase-related protein: MAGLCGVVGVADGIEDVAAGLEWTGEESTTLFRDERLAIAGSFAVSEAADQPVQVGEDTLLWIWGSVFGFDGDDGYQSRDVTAESVFEYCADLYERHGPSFVSGLNGDFVGVIYDRRAETVSIVTDRLALRDTYYVQPEDGPLVFSTAIQSLSRHPAVTPRFDDRLVAAYLGCDFRTFGCTTPLEGTFLFPPGSITSVDLPSGSMTARQYWTPTYRPRERSFSSFLDEFAELFETVIAERLQPGREYGLLLSGGADSRLVLAAADRQARANLTAYHCTGWMNREARAAEQAALTAGVDFEWIQRGPDYHERALERNPGLSNFVGTFEQAHAEGFVGEIRDDVDAMVTASFADSNFKAHSFPQRSLDLGPLGTVHLPRLEPMDRIEHFVEYWADDPPRYLDASVDPKAILRSNIRETDAGIDHHGLTYGSPEELFVCGTLTPRTNGSVLFLLQSLRQHLPAWSPFVDNRLVDLYLSTPTRHFVRHNVVARAVERLDPDLAAVTYANTGLPLSSPFWAHWIGEHCLGFADEHLSITDPPDPHLSNGPWPHNPRLIREQSFVREAIEANEDLIRELPFLDVEGVWECYRAHMDGERNDAELYGLVTLLAMPVTRRIVDGG, from the coding sequence ATGGCGGGTCTCTGTGGGGTCGTCGGGGTCGCGGACGGTATCGAGGATGTCGCTGCCGGACTCGAGTGGACCGGCGAGGAGTCGACGACGCTGTTTCGGGATGAGCGGCTCGCAATCGCCGGGTCTTTCGCCGTCTCCGAGGCGGCCGACCAACCCGTCCAGGTCGGCGAGGACACGCTCCTGTGGATCTGGGGATCGGTGTTCGGATTCGACGGCGATGACGGGTATCAATCCCGGGATGTCACGGCCGAGTCAGTCTTCGAGTACTGTGCGGATCTGTACGAGCGACACGGCCCATCGTTCGTCTCGGGGTTGAACGGCGATTTCGTCGGCGTCATCTACGACCGGCGGGCGGAGACGGTCTCGATAGTCACCGACCGACTCGCGCTCCGTGACACCTACTACGTCCAGCCCGAGGACGGGCCGCTCGTCTTCTCGACGGCGATCCAGTCGCTGTCGCGACACCCCGCGGTTACGCCGCGGTTCGACGACCGACTCGTCGCGGCGTATCTCGGCTGTGACTTCCGAACGTTCGGCTGTACGACGCCGCTGGAAGGAACGTTTCTCTTCCCTCCGGGATCGATCACGTCGGTCGATCTGCCATCGGGTTCGATGACTGCTCGGCAGTACTGGACGCCGACGTATCGACCACGTGAGCGCTCTTTTTCGTCGTTTCTCGACGAGTTCGCCGAGCTGTTCGAGACGGTGATCGCCGAGCGACTGCAACCGGGCCGCGAGTACGGGCTGTTGCTGAGTGGCGGGGCCGATTCCAGGCTCGTACTCGCGGCTGCCGATCGCCAAGCACGGGCGAACCTGACTGCCTATCACTGCACGGGGTGGATGAACCGCGAGGCCCGGGCGGCCGAGCAGGCAGCGCTGACCGCCGGGGTCGACTTCGAGTGGATCCAGCGCGGCCCGGACTATCACGAGCGAGCGCTCGAACGGAATCCCGGGCTGTCGAACTTCGTCGGCACGTTCGAGCAGGCCCACGCGGAGGGGTTCGTCGGGGAGATTCGCGACGACGTCGACGCGATGGTGACCGCGTCGTTCGCCGACTCGAACTTCAAAGCGCACAGCTTTCCACAGCGCAGTCTCGACCTCGGCCCGCTCGGGACGGTGCACCTGCCGAGACTCGAACCGATGGATCGGATCGAACACTTCGTCGAGTACTGGGCGGACGATCCTCCACGGTATCTCGACGCCTCGGTCGATCCCAAAGCGATCCTTCGCTCGAATATTCGCGAGACTGACGCGGGAATCGACCATCACGGACTCACCTACGGCTCTCCCGAGGAGCTGTTCGTCTGCGGGACGCTCACGCCGCGGACGAACGGGAGCGTCCTGTTCTTGCTCCAGAGCCTCCGCCAGCACCTGCCGGCGTGGAGTCCGTTCGTCGATAACCGTCTCGTCGACCTCTATCTCTCGACGCCGACACGCCATTTCGTGCGACACAACGTGGTCGCCCGGGCGGTCGAGCGCCTCGATCCCGATCTGGCCGCCGTCACCTACGCCAACACCGGGCTCCCGCTTTCGTCCCCCTTCTGGGCCCACTGGATCGGCGAGCACTGCCTCGGGTTCGCCGACGAACATCTCTCGATCACCGATCCACCGGATCCGCACCTGTCGAACGGGCCCTGGCCACACAATCCGCGGCTGATCCGCGAGCAGTCGTTCGTGCGCGAGGCCATCGAAGCCAACGAGGACCTGATTCGGGAGTTGCCGTTTCTCGATGTCGAGGGCGTCTGGGAGTGTTACCGCGCGCACATGGACGGAGAGCGAAACGACGCCGAACTGTACGGGCTGGTGACGCTGCTGGCGATGCCCGTCACCCGGCGGATCGTCGACGGTGGGTGA
- a CDS encoding ArsR/SmtB family transcription factor, protein MSSEWEPETVFDVLGNEHVRQILALASVKPVSAEELADHTDASQPTVYRRVNVLQEYDMLAEQRQLDDEGNHYKTYRTTLEEVCFAVEDGGFTVEVELRRDLVDRFSEQPPEPSDDTTDPGTVVESDGEAVAEDRLDEK, encoded by the coding sequence GTGAGTAGCGAGTGGGAGCCCGAGACCGTCTTCGACGTCCTCGGGAACGAACACGTCCGGCAGATCCTGGCGCTGGCCAGCGTCAAGCCAGTCTCGGCCGAGGAGCTGGCCGATCACACAGACGCCTCCCAGCCGACCGTCTACCGGCGAGTCAACGTCCTCCAGGAGTACGACATGCTCGCCGAGCAGCGCCAACTCGACGACGAGGGCAACCACTACAAGACCTACCGGACGACCCTCGAAGAGGTCTGCTTCGCCGTCGAAGACGGCGGCTTCACCGTCGAGGTCGAACTCCGGCGGGATCTCGTCGACCGATTCAGCGAACAACCGCCCGAGCCAAGCGATGACACGACCGATCCCGGGACTGTCGTCGAGAGCGACGGCGAGGCAGTCGCCGAGGACCGCCTCGACGAGAAATAA
- a CDS encoding FmdB family zinc ribbon protein, with protein sequence MSVIQSIKETIGIAEDGQPYECRSCGHHFQTQADAESRWYTCPECDGEDIEPIEDHAE encoded by the coding sequence ATGAGCGTCATCCAGAGCATCAAAGAGACGATCGGTATCGCGGAGGACGGCCAGCCGTACGAGTGTCGAAGCTGCGGCCACCACTTCCAGACACAGGCCGACGCCGAATCCCGCTGGTACACCTGCCCGGAATGTGACGGCGAAGACATCGAACCGATCGAAGACCACGCCGAGTAG
- a CDS encoding BKACE family enzyme, with the protein MAQPIPINFAPTGMVPTKEMTPHVPVTPTEIVEDVRTASEIGITSVHLHARDPETGEPTWKRDVFAEIIDGIREFAPELVVCVSLSGREWGDVDKRTAPLELTGDRKPDMGSLTLSSMNFSGSASLNSPETVRRLAERMDERGVLPELELFDLGMVNYANYLIERGVLEPPHYCNLLLGNVASAQADPVHVGTMLRDLPADSVWALAGIGNAQVSTNTLAVALGGGVRVGLEDAIYIGADRERLATNEDLVRRVHELIDLNGHDVMEPGQLRDRLDLEPGFGQYGREDSPE; encoded by the coding sequence ATGGCGCAGCCGATACCGATCAATTTCGCGCCGACGGGGATGGTCCCCACCAAAGAGATGACCCCGCACGTGCCGGTGACACCGACGGAGATCGTCGAGGACGTGCGTACGGCCTCCGAGATCGGCATCACGTCTGTCCACCTCCACGCGAGAGATCCCGAAACCGGCGAGCCGACGTGGAAGCGCGACGTGTTCGCCGAGATTATCGACGGCATCAGGGAGTTCGCACCTGAGCTCGTCGTCTGTGTCTCGTTGAGCGGACGAGAGTGGGGTGACGTCGACAAGCGAACGGCCCCGCTGGAGTTGACCGGCGACCGGAAACCCGATATGGGCAGTCTGACGCTCTCGTCGATGAACTTCAGCGGGAGTGCGAGTCTCAACAGCCCCGAGACGGTCCGTCGACTGGCCGAGCGGATGGACGAGCGGGGCGTCCTGCCGGAACTCGAACTGTTCGATCTCGGGATGGTGAACTACGCGAACTACCTCATCGAGCGCGGTGTGCTGGAGCCGCCCCACTACTGTAATCTCTTGCTCGGAAACGTCGCGTCGGCACAGGCCGACCCCGTCCACGTAGGGACGATGCTCCGGGATCTCCCCGCCGACAGCGTGTGGGCACTGGCCGGGATCGGTAACGCTCAGGTGTCGACGAACACCCTCGCAGTCGCACTCGGCGGTGGCGTCCGCGTCGGTCTCGAAGACGCCATCTATATCGGTGCCGACCGAGAGCGGCTCGCGACCAACGAAGACCTGGTACGCCGCGTCCACGAACTGATCGATCTGAACGGGCACGACGTCATGGAGCCGGGACAGCTACGTGATCGACTCGATCTCGAACCCGGGTTCGGTCAGTACGGCCGAGAGGACTCCCCCGAGTGA